In Desulfobulbus oralis, one DNA window encodes the following:
- a CDS encoding transglycosylase SLT domain-containing protein, whose product MRYSLVSAGLCLVLLLPLAAQAEMYAYIDAKGVYHYTNAPGDGRYRLTAKPVSQRRSARTATGRGSLFGQQTQPLAPSRLESTSFTRVSNEERLLRTIASRSSSAPSASAPATTRPRTKLARQMYDLFFFDGGQSAASPMYNYGFSYRYSYPATPRDINEHIQHAARVHRLDPMLIKAVIKAESNFNPYALSPKGAQGLMQLMPDTARDLNVRNPFDARQNIFGGARYLRQMLNQFGGNLELCLAAYNAGPNRVAPIWAVPNIPETRGYVAKVLRHYRAYRSGAEGTAADARPPAAAAVMAQNAQKSATPDKTSSIKVKQLVTVQ is encoded by the coding sequence ATGCGTTACTCCCTGGTTTCGGCTGGTCTGTGTCTTGTCCTGCTGCTGCCCCTGGCAGCCCAGGCCGAAATGTATGCCTATATCGACGCCAAGGGCGTATATCACTACACCAACGCGCCGGGCGACGGGCGCTACAGGCTGACCGCAAAACCGGTGAGCCAGCGCCGAAGCGCCCGCACCGCCACCGGCCGCGGCAGTCTCTTTGGCCAGCAGACCCAGCCGCTGGCCCCGAGCCGTCTCGAAAGCACGTCCTTCACCCGGGTGTCCAACGAGGAGCGGCTGCTGCGGACCATTGCGAGCCGCAGTTCCTCCGCCCCAAGTGCCTCCGCCCCGGCCACAACCCGGCCACGCACCAAACTCGCCAGGCAGATGTATGACCTGTTCTTCTTCGACGGGGGCCAGAGCGCGGCCAGCCCCATGTACAACTACGGTTTCAGCTACCGGTACAGCTATCCGGCCACGCCCCGGGACATCAACGAGCATATCCAGCATGCGGCACGCGTCCACCGGCTGGATCCCATGCTCATCAAGGCGGTCATCAAGGCCGAATCCAACTTCAATCCCTATGCACTGTCCCCCAAAGGTGCCCAGGGGCTGATGCAGCTCATGCCGGACACGGCACGGGATCTCAACGTGCGCAATCCCTTCGACGCCCGGCAGAACATCTTTGGCGGCGCCCGCTATCTGCGCCAGATGCTGAACCAGTTCGGCGGGAATCTGGAGCTGTGCCTTGCGGCCTACAATGCGGGCCCCAACCGGGTCGCGCCCATCTGGGCCGTGCCCAATATCCCGGAAACCCGGGGTTATGTGGCCAAGGTGCTGCGGCACTACCGAGCCTACCGCAGCGGCGCCGAGGGCACGGCCGCAGACGCCCGGCCGCCGGCCGCCGCCGCGGTCATGGCCCAGAA
- the fsa gene encoding fructose-6-phosphate aldolase has translation MKFFIDTANVDEIKKALALGMVDGVTTNPSLVSKEARPFPDILKEICSLIEGPVSAEVIGLEAEGMVGEARELVRIADNIVIKIPMLEEGLKAVRLLSAEGIKTNVTLVFSAAQALLAAKAGATFVSPFVGRLDDIGQSGMELISDIMTIYRNYGFTTEIIVASVRHPMHVLDAARIGADIATIPYKVIAQLAKHPLTDRGIQQFLADWEKRQK, from the coding sequence ATGAAATTCTTCATTGATACCGCCAATGTGGACGAGATCAAAAAAGCGCTCGCATTGGGCATGGTCGATGGCGTCACCACCAATCCCTCTCTGGTCTCGAAAGAAGCCCGTCCTTTTCCTGACATTCTGAAAGAAATCTGCAGCCTGATCGAGGGCCCGGTCAGCGCCGAGGTGATCGGCCTCGAAGCCGAGGGCATGGTCGGAGAAGCCCGGGAACTGGTCAGGATCGCGGATAATATCGTGATCAAGATCCCCATGCTGGAGGAAGGCTTGAAGGCAGTCAGACTGCTCTCTGCCGAAGGCATCAAGACCAATGTCACCCTGGTGTTTTCGGCGGCCCAGGCGCTTCTGGCCGCCAAGGCGGGCGCGACCTTTGTCAGCCCCTTTGTGGGCCGTCTGGACGACATCGGCCAGAGCGGCATGGAGCTGATCTCCGACATCATGACCATCTACCGGAACTACGGCTTTACCACGGAGATCATCGTTGCCTCGGTGCGGCACCCCATGCACGTGCTGGATGCGGCCCGCATTGGCGCGGACATCGCCACCATTCCCTACAAGGTTATCGCCCAGCTCGCCAAGCACCCGCTGACCGATCGCGGTATCCAGCAGTTCCTGGCCGACTGGGAAAAACGGCAGAAGTAG